Proteins from a single region of Amblyomma americanum isolate KBUSLIRL-KWMA chromosome 10, ASM5285725v1, whole genome shotgun sequence:
- the LOC144108225 gene encoding uncharacterized protein LOC144108225: MSMRNADVGILRLLSPNWQKLLDYRVWFEAMQLSLLSAGISTGVAINMGSFNQFSDDNYLVVIGVAFGELFFGLAGAVGVFSIIGYQSRRLGLLMEDLVRPGLGLYYLSFTGAIGDVEYANVSSAALFTALLLCTLNSNYLLLESVLTPLNDEFPWLRGQRPRVAFIVCLTAFVASMPMATQSGMYVAFLLDSYVLGTLVPIVAFVEVAFVVGFYGVTRLGLDFKFATHQRLNPYIQLCLRVVAPCALSLTLLLDALGNQPDLYFESYRYPAVSKLIGWCFAAFGLLQIPLFAYAELYGAEFKFAEVCHPKPIWGPDDPEKFVKYLNILEKHGINSPAQLSPLNAAAKMSVAGGTAATTGAGDTAAGASPKPAAANGAHEAVLTAGAPTVGATAVESQPVNEDVIRRLSSTLGRTPNELRRMEAVLNRRMSTVPVTEQGMAAAASVPREAAKLEKEASTKKVSPPSTPPKLEIEHLPPEGYEVPVMGNFGPAWMPVNALTSPASYTQGAQGPMPAWGPTQALPAEFAGLEGQFASAAGANQPYAPQISVAPAGKPSVVVGQPMLPAGMLPVGLPQQASASLPPTGAVPLPGHRDDTGTMSPLKSALRSNERPISRGHIVINAPAAPTGPVGSGTFGDFARRQSTIQGPPVVSYSEFLRRPSVKLTLLEPIDSAGPEQEQQVQEQVKRAITDFRRKSVAAMRRMSAAPPQFGGGPLPPPGAMGVVPVLPRQSISGPGFQPDLISSRKSISVGALSPPGAIGVVPVLPRLSTSGPGFQPDLISARKSISAGSLPPYIVAPRRSSSAAGFNANLAAARRSISGGPVPLILSAPPGASTGLSFSPNMAAPRRSISADSFLPNLAVARRSISAGSFPPGVLGPRDSLSVGGMPPGVLGPRRSLSAGPDFRPRQSIGGGYNPYLLAPRRSISAGPFLGPDALRRSSSRGDRDTSPDSSRVTTAGKASADKDTADDDDSDDDDEDDDDDDDSSSGSTSSAASAPARST, from the exons GGTGGTGATAGGTGTGGCTTTCGGTGAGCTGTTCTTCGGCCTGGCCGGTGCAGTCGGCGTCTTTTCCATTATCGGCTACCAGTCCAGGCGGCTGGGCCTTTTGATGGAGGATCTCGTGAGACCCG GGCTTGGACTTTACTATCTGTCCTTCACTGGGGCCATCGGCGACGTGGAATACGCGAACGTCTCGAGTGCAGCGCTGTTCACGGCGCTTCTTCTCTGCACATTGAATTCGAAC TACCTGCTGCTAGAGTCCGTGCTGACGCCGCTGAATGATGAGTTTCCCTGGCTTCGCGGCCAGAGGCCCCGGGTAGCGTTCATCGTCTGCTTGACTGCTTTCGTCGCCTCCATGCCAATGGCCACGCAG AGCGGAATGTACGTGGCGTTCCTGCTGGACTCCTACGTGTTGGGAACGCTGGTACCCATAGTCGCCTTCGTCGAAGTCGCATTTGTTGTGGGATTTTACG GTGTGACAAGACTGGGGCTGGACTTCAAGTTCGCAACACACCAGCGGCTGAACCCGTACATTCAACTGTGCCTCCGGGTCGTGGCGCCTTGCGCACTTAGC CTGACGCTCTTGTTGGACGCTTTGGGCAACCAGCCGGATCTCTACTTCGAGAGCTACCGGTACCCGGCAGTGAGCAAGCTCATCGGCTGGTGCTTCGCTGCGTTCGGCCTGCTCCAGATACCGCTGTTTGCCTACGCCGAGCTGTACGGCGCGGAATTT AAATTCGCCGAAGTCTGTCATCCGAAACCGATATGGGGCCCAGACGATCCCGAAAAATTCGTAAAGTACCTGAACATTctcgagaaacacggcatcaaCTCTCCAGCTCAGTTGTCCCCACTCAACGCAGCGGCCAAG ATGAGCGTAGCCGGAGGCACGGCAGCCACCACGGGCGCAGGAGACACAGCCGCAGGAGCCTCGCCGAAGCCAGCTGCCGCCAACGGGGCTCATGAAGCGGTGCTTACGGCAGGAGCGCCAACCGTCGGAGCCACTGCTGTAGAGTCACAACCAGTCAATGAAGACGTCATACGGCGCTTGTCCTCCACGCTCGGCCGCACGCCCAACGAGCTGAGGCGCATGGAAGCGGTCCTGAACCGACGAATGTCGACAGTGCCGGTCACTGAGCAAGGAATGGCGGCGGCAGCCTCCGTCCCACGGGAAGCAGCAAAACTCGAGAAAGAAGCGTCAACTAAGAAGGTTTCGCCACCATCAACACCGCCTAAACTCGAAATAGAGCACCTCCCACCGGAGGGCTACGAAGTTCCCGTGATGGGAAATTTCGGTCCTGCCTGGATGCCCGTCAACGCCCTGACATCACCGGCGAGTTACACGCAAGGGGCACAAGGCCCGATGCCGGCATGGGGACCTACGCAGGCCCTGCCTGCAGAATTCGCCGGCCTCGAAGGGCAATTTGCGTCGGCAGCAGGTGCAAATCAGCCTTATGCTCCCCAGATTTCTGTGGCTCCAGCAGGAAAGCCTTCTGTAGTCGTTGGCCAACCTATGTTGCCTGCAGGCATGCTCCCTGTAGGTCTTCCACAACAAGCGTCAGCGTCGCTGCCACCTACAGGCGCTGTTCCTCTGCCTGGCCATCGTGACGACACCGGTACCATGTCACCCCTTAAAAGCGCACTGCGCAGTAATGAGCGTCCCATCAGCAGGGGGCACATCGTCATAAACGCGCCAGCTGCTCCGACAGGGCCAGTGGGCAGTGGCACTTTCGGCGATTTTGCCCGCCGTCAGAGCACTATACAAGGTCCACCCGTGGTGTCGTACAGCGAGTTTCTGCGCCGACCAAGCGTCAAGCTCACACTGCTTGAGCCCATCGACAGCGCTGGGCCTGAACAGGAACAACAAGTGCAGGAGCAGGTAAAACGCGCCATCACTGACTTTCGGCGCAAATCAGTGGCTGCTATGAGGAGAATGAGCGCGGCGCCGCCGCAGTTTGGCGGTGGCCCCCTCCCACCTCCCGGAGCCATGGGTGTAGTGCCAGTCTTGCCGAGGCAGTCGATCAGCGGGCCCGGTTTTCAACCGGACCTTATATCGTCTCGAAAGTCAATCAGCGTGGGTGCCCTCTCACCCCCTGGAGCCATAGGTGTAGTGCCAGTCTTGCCGAGGCTGTCTACCAGCGGGCCCGGTTTTCAACCGGACCTTATATCGGCACGAAAGTCAATCAGCGCGGGAAGCCTTCCACCGTACATTGTAGCTCCCCGACGGTCCAGTAGTGCAGCGGGCTTCAATGCGAACCTGGCCGCAGCACGGCGCTCCATTAGCGGGGGCCCTGTCCCTTTGATTTTGTCAGCTCCGCCTGGTGCCAGCACCGGTCTCAGCTTTTCTCCAAACATGGCAGCACCACGACGTTCCATTAGTGCGGACTCTTTTCTTCCCAATTTGGCAGTCGCGCGACGTTCCATTAGCGCAGGAAGCTTCCCTCCAGGCGTTCTCGGGCCCCGGGATTCATTAAGTGTGGGAGGCATGCCTCCAGGAGTCCTTGGCCCGCGCCGTTCCCTCAGCGCTGGCCCTGACTTTCGGCCGCGTCAATCAATAGGCGGCGGATATAATCCGTACCTGTTAGCGCCGCGACGTTCTATCAGCGCCGGACCCTTCCTTGGTCCCGACGCTCTAAGGCGCTCCAGCAGCAGGGGTGACCGAGACACGTCTCCTGATTCTTCTCGCGTCACGACAGCAGGGAAGGCATCTGCTGATAAAGACACCGCAGATGACGACGATAGTGACGATGACgacgaggatgatgatgatgacgacgacagcTCTTCTGGTAGCACGTCGTCCGCGGCATCTGCACCTGCTCGGTCAACATAA